The Peromyscus maniculatus bairdii isolate BWxNUB_F1_BW_parent chromosome 6, HU_Pman_BW_mat_3.1, whole genome shotgun sequence genome has a segment encoding these proteins:
- the Noct gene encoding nocturnin: MYQSPRRLCSALLLRDAPGLRRTLAPGPRRTLAPPPALRPRPASPRLQAAAASGAARSRPRTGSSMGNGTGRLYSALTKTLSSAAAQHPEYLVSADPDHLEPIDPKELLEECRAVLHTRPPRYQRDFVDLRTDCPSSHPPIRVMQWNILAQALGEGKDNFVQCPVEALKWEERKCLILEEILAYQPDILCLQEVDHYFDTFQPLLSRLGYQGTFFPKPWSPCLDVEHNNGPDGCALFFLQNRFKLINSTNIRLTAMTLKTNQVAIAQTLECKESGRQFCIAVTHLKARTGWERFRSAQGCDLLQNLQNITQGAKIPLIVCGDFNAEPTEEVYQHFASSSLNLNSAYKLLSPDGQSEPPYTTWKIRTSGECRHTLDYIWYSRHALNVTSALDLLTEEQIGPNRLPSFHYPSDHLSLVCDFSFSEGPDELL; this comes from the exons ATGTATCAGAGCCCGCGGCGGCTCTGCTCGGCCCTGCTGCTCAGGGACGCCCCCGGCCTGCGCCGCACGCTCGCGCCCGGCCCGCGCCGCACGCTCGCCCCGCCGCCGGCGCTCCGGCCCCGGCCCGCGTCCCCGCGACTGCAGGCGGCGGCGGCCTCGGGCGCCGCGAGGTCGCGTCCCCGAACAG GGAGTTCCATGGGCAACGGCACGGGTAGACTCTACAGTGCCCTCACCAAGACCCTCAGCAGTGCAGCCGCCCAGCACCCCGAGTATCTGGTGTCCGCTGACCCCGATCACCTGGAGCCCATCGATCCTAAGGAACTTCTGGAGGAGTGCAGGGCAGTTCTGCACACTCGGCCACCCCGCTACCAGAGGGACTTCGTGGACCTGAGGACAGACTGTCCTAGTAGCCACCCTCCCATCAGAGTTATGCAGTGGAACATCCTTGCCCAAG CTCTTGGAGAAGGCAAAGACAACTTTGTACAGTGCCCTGTGGAAGCACTCAagtgggaagaaaggaaatgccTTATCCTGGAGGAAATCTTGGCTTACCAACCAGACATCTTGTGCCTCCAAGAAGTGGACCACTATTTTGACACCTTCCAGCCTCTCCTCAGCAGACTGGGCTACCAAGGCACCTTTTTCCCCAAGCCCTGGTCACCATGTCTCGATGTGGAACACAACAATGGACCAGACGGCTGTGCTTTATTTTTCCTCCAAAACCGTTTCAAGCTCATCAACAGCACCAATATCAGGCTGACAGCCATGACCCTGAAGACCAACCAGGTGGCCATTGCACAGACGCTGGAGTGTAAGGAGTCCGGCAGGCAGTTCTGCATTGCGGTCACCCACTTAAAAGCACGCACTGGCTGGGAGCGCTTCCGGTCAGCTCAGGGCTGCGACCTTCTCCAGAACCTGCAGAACATCACCCAGGGAGCCAAGATCCCCCTGATTGTCTGTGGGGACTTCAACGCAGAGCCCACGGAGGAGGTCTACCAACACTTCGCCTCCTCCAGCCTCAATCTGAACAGCGCCTACAAGCTGCTGAGTCCCGATGGACAGTCGGAGCCTCCGTACACGACCTGGAAGATCCGGACCTCGGGGGAGTGTCGCCACACCCTGGACTACATCTGGTACTCCAGACATGCTCTGAATGTCACATCTGCTCTGGATCTACTCACTGAAGAACAGATTGGACCCAACCGGCTCCCATCCTTTCACTATCCTTCAGACCACCTGTCACTAGTGTGTGACTTCAGCTTCAGTGAGGGGCCTGATGAACTTTTGTGA